In Porphyromonas cangingivalis, a genomic segment contains:
- a CDS encoding DUF4153 domain-containing protein, translating into MKTFRERITHLLREFFSLSKRSGGLIAYSLVMYVLFVISYETRNTEGALTAYSSETLVAYSAPFLILVYVLLYRFRSKGDKKFRIIVGLMPAVLLALWGTRGIELFMTPTVIATSLVLSLMLLIVTYPTCGMGDKKLVMKTYDIFLSISATLFLGFTLMLLLWGVIQSISFLFDIYVLDDHKMYIEVFIPFVVMPLIYRMLESRFVVNDDEDSIIFNVTFNYLLAYAALIYTVIILLYLIKCFMTFTVPNGVFATISVVMYFLGLLVYVSQHLPHKSTRFATWLTRQYKWAIVPTLMLYAWAVGVRVDAYGLTEPRVYLIAFGLIMFVTAVSLFVSPTRVYRMTLFSCFVVMGGLSYNFVVTPHRLAYWSQESRMSALAKELGYLDESGKLLSVNEINAKGDSPDTRIRAFKTAYNFVTSHPEEAKKIYAKYGEIDERDIVYDEYAHVTIDPTAERSLWLYAKREDWQIDATSYSNIYLNLRTMLTEKGEVELYLKDSLLTTCPMDTIISQIRATCDLEEISESAPIQERIMVRYGNFDLFFGYLDLRYKVDKGWSISSVRAELVGELKESRFTP; encoded by the coding sequence ATGAAGACTTTCAGAGAGCGTATCACGCATTTGTTGCGAGAGTTTTTCTCCCTTTCCAAAAGAAGTGGAGGATTGATAGCCTATTCGCTTGTGATGTATGTGCTATTTGTGATCTCTTATGAGACGAGAAATACAGAGGGGGCACTTACTGCATATTCATCCGAAACATTGGTGGCTTATAGTGCGCCATTCCTCATATTGGTGTATGTCTTACTGTATCGATTTAGAAGTAAGGGGGATAAAAAGTTCAGAATCATAGTCGGACTGATGCCCGCCGTACTTTTAGCCTTGTGGGGGACGAGAGGTATCGAACTTTTCATGACCCCTACGGTGATTGCTACCAGTCTTGTTTTGTCCCTGATGCTTTTGATTGTGACCTATCCGACATGTGGTATGGGAGATAAGAAGTTGGTCATGAAGACATACGACATATTTTTGAGTATATCGGCCACACTCTTTTTAGGTTTTACCCTCATGCTTTTGCTTTGGGGAGTGATACAGTCTATATCATTTCTTTTTGACATCTACGTTTTGGACGACCATAAGATGTATATTGAGGTTTTCATCCCATTTGTCGTTATGCCTCTCATATATAGGATGCTTGAAAGTCGTTTTGTGGTGAACGACGATGAGGATTCGATTATTTTCAACGTGACATTCAACTATCTTTTGGCGTATGCAGCTCTGATATATACTGTCATCATCTTGTTGTATCTTATCAAGTGCTTTATGACTTTTACGGTGCCCAATGGTGTCTTTGCAACGATCAGTGTTGTCATGTACTTTCTTGGACTTTTGGTGTATGTTTCTCAACACCTTCCGCATAAGTCTACGAGGTTTGCAACATGGTTGACAAGGCAATACAAATGGGCAATAGTCCCCACACTCATGCTTTACGCTTGGGCTGTCGGGGTGCGTGTGGATGCTTATGGATTGACGGAGCCACGTGTCTATCTAATTGCTTTCGGACTGATCATGTTTGTGACGGCTGTTAGTCTCTTTGTGTCTCCCACAAGAGTTTATCGAATGACACTGTTCTCTTGTTTCGTCGTCATGGGTGGTTTGTCCTATAATTTTGTGGTTACGCCTCATAGGTTAGCTTATTGGTCTCAGGAGTCTCGTATGTCTGCCCTTGCCAAGGAGCTTGGTTACCTTGACGAGAGTGGCAAACTTCTATCGGTCAATGAGATAAATGCTAAAGGTGATAGCCCGGACACACGAATAAGAGCATTCAAAACTGCGTATAACTTCGTGACTTCACATCCCGAGGAGGCAAAGAAAATATATGCAAAGTATGGTGAGATCGATGAGCGAGATATTGTCTATGACGAATATGCACATGTGACGATAGATCCCACTGCGGAGCGATCGCTCTGGTTGTATGCCAAAAGAGAGGATTGGCAGATCGATGCGACTTCGTACTCAAATATATACCTCAATCTCAGGACTATGTTGACAGAGAAAGGCGAAGTTGAACTTTATCTGAAAGATAGTCTTTTGACAACTTGTCCGATGGATACCATAATCAGCCAAATCAGAGCAACGTGTGACCTCGAAGAGATCTCTGAATCTGCACCTATTCAAGAGCGGATAATGGTTCGGTATGGAAACTTTGACCTCTTCTTCGGTTATCTTGATCTGAGATACAAGGTAGACAAGGGGTGGTCCATTTCGAGTGTGCGTGCCGAGCTCGTTGGCGAACTCAAAGAGTCACGCTTCACTCCATGA
- a CDS encoding YjjG family noncanonical pyrimidine nucleotidase, with translation MIKTVFIDFDDTLWDTKGNNRKALEELYTLLDWGRGYSSFDVFWEKYYPLNEYQWTLYRDGIISKHELMYNRFAMVLEPLGISSEEEIAMINDLFLRKTSVMSGVVEGTFPLLEYLKRFYKVVILSNGFREVQRSKMNAAGITPYIDHLVLSEDARCSKPCKRIFDYAFSVTNSRPRETIMIGDNWDADIVGAQNARIPSIWFNPTKELRTLPTTVISAPIFEVEHLDRIPAILREMIPVF, from the coding sequence ATGATCAAGACTGTTTTTATTGATTTTGATGATACTCTTTGGGACACAAAGGGGAACAATAGAAAAGCATTGGAGGAGCTATACACTCTACTCGATTGGGGTAGGGGGTATAGCTCTTTCGATGTTTTTTGGGAGAAGTATTATCCGCTGAATGAGTATCAGTGGACGCTTTACCGAGATGGTATAATCTCCAAGCACGAACTGATGTACAATCGTTTTGCGATGGTCTTGGAGCCCTTGGGTATCAGTTCTGAAGAAGAGATTGCGATGATCAATGATCTATTTCTTCGCAAAACCTCTGTAATGAGCGGAGTGGTTGAGGGGACTTTTCCACTTTTAGAATACCTCAAACGCTTTTACAAGGTGGTGATCCTCTCCAATGGTTTTCGGGAGGTACAACGCTCGAAGATGAATGCAGCCGGTATCACGCCCTATATTGATCACTTGGTACTTTCCGAAGATGCCCGGTGCAGCAAGCCTTGTAAGCGTATTTTTGATTATGCTTTCTCTGTGACCAATAGCAGACCCCGGGAAACCATCATGATTGGTGACAACTGGGATGCCGACATTGTCGGGGCGCAAAATGCTCGTATCCCATCGATTTGGTTCAATCCGACCAAAGAACTTAGAACTCTTCCCACTACTGTCATCTCAGCTCCGATCTTTGAGGTGGAGCACTTGGATCGAATCCCTGCGATCCTTAGGGAAATGATCCCAGTTTTCTGA